The Natronoglycomyces albus genome has a segment encoding these proteins:
- a CDS encoding acyl-CoA carboxylase subunit beta: MRPISTPDKSGVLTARGEVNGSAVIAYCSDARVMGGAMGTDGCMHIVDAIDTAVSERIPVVGIWHSGGARLNEGVTALDAVGHVFAAMIRASGRVPQISVVLGPAAGGGAYGPALTDIVVMSDTGRIFVTGPDVVRSVTGEDVDMETLGGPETHGRKSGVAHVLRETDEEALATGRQLADLLGNQGRLNVDDAIDTENLADLLPEQSNRAYDVHPLVEGILDTKDSSVELHEKYARSIVTTLGRFGGRTVGVIANNPLRLGGCLNSESAEKAARFVRMCDSLGVPLIVLVDVPGYLPGIAQEWEGVLRRGAKLLHAFSEAVVPRVTLVTRKAYGGAYIAMNSRSLGATAVFAWPGAEVAVMGASAAVNILHRKKLAAAAPQERESLRAQLVDEQQRVAGGVAKAQEIGVVDELIDPAKTRRALAEALDSVPPARGAHGNIPL; this comes from the coding sequence ATGCGCCCCATCAGCACGCCCGATAAGTCAGGCGTCCTCACCGCTCGCGGTGAAGTCAACGGCAGCGCCGTGATCGCCTACTGCTCCGATGCCCGCGTCATGGGCGGGGCAATGGGCACCGACGGTTGCATGCACATCGTCGATGCCATCGACACCGCCGTCTCCGAGCGCATCCCCGTGGTCGGCATCTGGCACTCTGGCGGCGCCCGCCTCAACGAGGGTGTCACCGCGCTCGACGCGGTCGGGCACGTCTTCGCCGCCATGATCCGCGCTTCCGGCCGGGTCCCCCAAATCTCAGTAGTGCTCGGCCCCGCCGCCGGAGGCGGAGCCTACGGGCCCGCGCTGACCGACATCGTCGTCATGAGCGACACCGGTCGCATCTTCGTCACCGGCCCCGACGTGGTGCGCTCGGTGACCGGCGAAGACGTCGACATGGAAACGCTGGGCGGCCCCGAAACCCATGGTCGCAAGTCCGGTGTCGCTCACGTGCTGCGCGAGACCGATGAAGAAGCCCTGGCCACTGGCCGCCAGCTAGCCGACCTCTTGGGCAATCAAGGCCGTCTCAACGTCGACGACGCCATCGACACCGAGAACCTGGCCGACCTGCTTCCCGAACAATCCAACCGCGCCTACGATGTGCACCCGTTGGTCGAGGGCATCCTCGATACGAAAGACTCCTCCGTCGAACTGCACGAGAAGTACGCTCGCTCCATCGTCACCACCTTGGGTCGCTTTGGTGGGCGCACAGTCGGCGTCATCGCCAACAACCCGCTGAGGCTGGGCGGCTGCCTCAACTCCGAATCCGCCGAAAAGGCCGCGCGTTTCGTGCGGATGTGCGACTCGCTGGGCGTGCCGCTCATCGTCCTTGTTGACGTGCCTGGGTACCTGCCTGGCATTGCCCAAGAATGGGAAGGCGTCCTGCGACGGGGTGCGAAACTGCTACACGCGTTCTCCGAGGCCGTCGTTCCGCGGGTGACGCTTGTGACCCGCAAGGCTTACGGCGGAGCCTACATCGCCATGAACTCACGCTCTCTTGGAGCCACGGCCGTGTTCGCTTGGCCTGGTGCCGAAGTCGCCGTCATGGGAGCCAGCGCCGCTGTCAATATCTTGCACCGCAAGAAGCTCGCCGCCGCCGCGCCCCAGGAGCGCGAGTCGCTTCGGGCCCAGCTGGTGGACGAACAGCAGCGGGTGGCTGGTGGGGTCGCCAAGGCTCAGGAGATCGGCGTCGTGGATGAGCTGATCGACCCGGCCAAGACTCGTCGCGCGTTGGCCGAGGCCCTGGATTCGGTGCCGCCGGCCCGTGGCGCGCACGGTAATATTCCGCTTTAA